One window from the genome of Gambusia affinis linkage group LG14, SWU_Gaff_1.0, whole genome shotgun sequence encodes:
- the si:ch73-347e22.4 gene encoding uncharacterized protein si:ch73-347e22.4 isoform X1 yields the protein MRRISRSEEYNLRIMEERRDGSAVLEFDIGRKPEATSDQNLPPGSGSAQKILESGGSVDQRTETSDLQEVENSVVNPDRVFPLDELPASQGAKGDTSCPETPNSAREGPVPLDHPGAKAPPCEPETDSQPPDPKSRQENIYDSVLHQMLQQQKHKHGRRCKKKTLMKMARLLVTARGWDRQENQSLSLQEELDLKEEISGSIQGKKVPGNPDTSMNLPGEIRSESNKEETKIPPERRKKKATEAPKAAGEKTEETAGGSGSDFTVKNKEEKPKTEKDPELKFRKKAGRKRIGEPECLSVSPGGKQKRKMDPVAQIQITPTASEADRGLSGFSGNTAAQETEPQESKRKPRKSRNPFAERLPTGGDPPPEENRTKPEEETSSLDVFPKLQLGKGGAKTNKMSVWDQRLSSEMANMQNETRKKRIKTVPAEEETMDWDERRGTFSQNPGEDPIRSWKKSKGRGQRRKIQQQTLNFQSQIQPVWEAPAMPANPSMENQEFTNWDEPDEGWKIRRSCTLGTKTSSAADEWLIRYLKGSRRKASGKASNVPELMGKEELTSENGTKFKTKRGRTKSTVPSANGETVPGNVKRKGKTAKQESAVELNKDSLGFPTLPASNSPSNQQEEERKRTARSKTGPKRRRVLNKDMKTGPKILESEVKHPNEGDPGNSEDGKPSNVRRARKKNVFTTKKEEQEMEKSQLMSSLQNKSNTTESGVTPETKGEMNMLQIEGTSRLKNDSLEAKSKMAPRKMKRGPKKRRILKKRSIIKPKILKSDEKHPDKVDLGTPGKTSIQDGSSETGATPETNTMSLTNDSLEVRTVRRKTGTKKRQILKKNSISEPKIQESDEKHPDEGDPGSPEEGKPSSGVRRGRTKNILPIKTEDEISNISEILEVNEETEKEKSQWMASELTEPNQMNLLRTEGMSDPKDDFLETKSNMAPRKMKREPKTRRMLRKRFTPGQKVLESDEKQPQEGNPGTPHDGKSSIQDESPLIDSRGKTGVNPNRMNLLQVEEKSDPKDDFLETKSKAAPREMKTRPKKRRTLRKRSVTGTKMLESDGKHSDEGNAKNGKPSSMNCRRKKSSLPVKMEDETSSLMEIEESGKEKSQMMSTFQDKSNTTESESKTRATPEIQGKVNLHQIEGTSDLNVDFQEMVPIKMRRGQRNRRMLEKRSVTEPNILGSDEKHPKEGAPGTPEDGKPSNQDGKPSNQDGKPSNQDGKPSNQDEKPSNQDEKPSNQDGNCLMGSGGQTRATPEPDRITLLQFEGTSGLRDDSLSVKSKMASRKMTKGRKRRRIFRKRSTTRTKILDSDEKPEEDPGATEDGKLLIHDENSPEDSGCHTGATPEPDRIKGTSALKEDFLGVKTVRRKSGPKRKRVLKKNLRAELKILESEEKHPDAGSPEDGKTSRVRRGRRINDFTIKMEEEPIFIEMEANKELEMERSQLMSSVQAKSNTTESGSETRATPGIQAKVNLHQIEGVPTDPKDDSGEVLFKAQGQIQSFQNDSARPKIQESDDHPYERNPGASEDGRKSKTSNMGHRRKTNVFTTKLEDGASCFMEMDTNKEPEMEKLLQESALSTAPRKTMRKRRRRSRTHWSGHRKAKKPQVCSFWDVPAASSSCDQTFNIQKKNQENQMTANAASGSEISHHLQKNQKPQCSFCLRSFRHISALTLHKRLHTGRKPYGCSACTKSFSTLPELKLHSKLHRGPPATHCPICEETFRDKTKLIRHLKVHLAEVEGLQTGPRRSRRSRSAPGQEETFRCLVCSREFTKKSAFENHRRIHDSKTFRNPRRIHGFHVSEASDAAVVTPVFFKCPICRQIHRHWCHYLLHLHSHATGKPHRCHVCRQEYSRAAGSRRHCSVCCRVSGEEAACRGSLENIWKETGESVSPRKISVIPEEERDFIPPPSSGGSSPSVIEDIDVDVSSLNFGLSKPEFSPEPPRLSLQSWCGRIGHKRRPHRQAFRCSRCELEFHFLGSYMDHLQEHLPTAQNVCLSCNTPQLEPRVRQPNSLKCSTCGKLFSTPRNLRKHKLLHKAAHSHICLPCGRSFPGHSALVAHLEAHRRRLRVPRPARVEEPFLFPYPCRKCSSRFSSTDLLEAHQVCHSFAGRKPESPPESILSFIPNPQTVAVSSPGPKRWLLASNRKDLFRYPHPDRLYVVPAASSETPAIILDTPTVVSETPAVVSETPAVVSETPVTSLDLESGANPTSAELQLQLLVKSLIPEKRLTASDSSDSEDEPTVRRENCAICSQTFADVTTLHEHYRNHARGM from the exons GAATATAATCTGAGGATCATGGAGGAAAGACGTGACGGTTCTGCGGTGCTGGAGTTTGATATTGGGAGGAAACCGGAAGCGACGAGTGACCAGAACCTGCCGCCTGGCTCCGGTTCTGCTCAGAAAATCCTGGAG AGCGGAGGATCCGTGGATCAGAGGACGGAAACGTCGGATCTGCAGGAAGTCGAGAACAGCGTCGTGAACCCAGATCGAGTTTTTCCTCTGGATGAACTTCCTGCTTCACAGGGAGCAAAAGGAGACACTTCCTGTCCCGAAACTCCAAACTCCGCCCGTGAAGGTCCGGTTCCCCTGGATCATCCCGGAGCAAAAGCTCCTCCCTGTGAACCCGAGACGGATTCCCAGCCTCCGGATCCGAAAAGCCGGCAGGAGAACATCTATGACTCGGTTCTGCAccagatgctgcagcagcagaaacacaaacacggCAGGAGGTGCAAGAAGAAGACGCTGATGAAGATGGCCAGGCTGCTGGTCACAGCCAGAGGCTGGGATCGCCAGGAAAACCAGAGTCTGAGTCTGCAGGAAGAGTTGGACCTGAAGGAGGAGATTTCCGGGTCCATACAGGGGAAAAAAGTTCCCGGGAATCCAGACACGTCCATGAATCTTCCTGGAGAAATCAGGTCAGAGTCCAacaaggaagaaacaaaaatccccCCGGAGAGACGCAAGAAAAAAGCTACTGAAGCTCCCAAAGCTGCTggggagaaaacagaagaaactgcTGGAGGATCGGGATCAGATTTTACTGTGaagaacaaagaggaaaaaccaaaaaccgAAAAAGATCCTGAGCTCAAGTTCAGGAAGAAAGCCGGTCGGAAAAGGATCGGAGAACCAGAGTGTCTGTCCGTCTCacctggaggaaaacagaagaggaaaatGGATCCTGTGGCTCAGATCCAGATCACTCCGACTGCTTCTGAGGCGGACCGAGGTTTGTCAGGGTTTTCTGGGAATACCGCTGCACAGGAAACTGAACCGCAGGAGAGCAAGAGGAAACCCAGGAAGAGCAGAAATCCGTTCGCTGAGCGGCTCCCAACAGGAGGCGATCCTCCGCCGGAGGAAAACCGAACCAAACCGGAGGAAGAAACGTCATCTCTGGATGTGTTTCCGAAATTACAACTGGGAAAAGGAggagctaaaacaaacaaaatgtccGTCTGGGATCAACGTCTGTCTTCTGAAATGGCAAATATGCAGaatgaaaccagaaaaaaacgcATCAAAACCGTTCCTGCTGAAGAGGAAACGATGGACTGGGATGAGAGGCGAGGAACGTTCAGTCAGAACCCGGGCGAAGATCCGATCCGGAGCTGGAAAAAGTCAAAAGGTCGAGGtcagaggagaaaaatacaGCAGCAAACCTTAAACTTCCAGAGTCAGATCCAACCAGTTTGGGAAGCTCCAGCAATGCCAGCAAATCCTTCCATGGAAAATCAAGAGTTTACCAACTGGGATGAACCGGATGAAGGCTGGAAAATCAGGAGATCCTGCACTTTGGGAACCAAAACAAGCTCAGCCGCTGACGAATGGTTGATCCGATATCTGAAAGGTTCCCGAAGGAAGGCTTCCGGTAAGGCCAGCAATGTCCCGGAGTTAATGGGAAAAGAAGAGCTGACGTCAGAAAACGGGACAAAATTCAAAACCAAGAGAGGTCGGACAAAATCCACCGTTCCGTCCGCCAACGGTGAAACTGTTCCTGGCAATGTGAAACGAAAagggaaaacagcaaaacaagagTCAGCAGTGGAGTTAAACAAAGACAGCTTGGGTTTTCCAACTCTTCCAGCTTCCAATTCACCTTCAAACCAacaggaagaagagaggaaaaggaCCGCAAGAAGTAAAACGGGACCAAAAAGGAGACGAGTGCtaaacaaagacatgaaaacTGGACCAAAGATCCTGGAATCTGAAGTAAAACATCCAAATGAAGGAGATCCAGGAAACTCTGAGGATGGAAAACCATCAAATGTGAGGcgtgcaagaaagaaaaatgtttttacaaccAAGAAAGAAGAGCAAGAGATGGAAAAATCCCAGCTGATGTCTtcacttcagaataaaagcaacacGACAGAAAGCGGAGTGACTCCAGAAACAAAAGGAGAGATGAATATGCTCCAGATCGAAGGAACGTCTCGTCTGAAAAACGATTCTCTGGAGGCTAAGTCCAAGATGGCGcctagaaaaatgaaaagaggccCAAAAAAGAGGCGGATATTAAAGAAACGCtcaataataaaaccaaaaatcctgaaatctgatgaaaaacatccagataaAGTAGATCTGGGAACTCCTGGAAAAACATCAATTCAAGATGGAAGCAGTGAAACCGGAGCGACTCCGGAAACAAATACGATGAGTTTGACAAATGATTCCCTGGAGGTGAGGACTGTAAGaaggaaaacaggaacaaaaaagaggcaaatattaaagaaaaactcaatttcAGAACCAAAAATCCAGGAATCTgatgaaaaacatccagatgaAGGAGATCCAGGAAGTCCTGAAGAGGGAAAACCATCCTCAGGTGTGAGGCGcggaagaacaaaaaacattcttcCAATCAAAACAGAAGATGAAATTTCCAACATCAGTGAAATACTGGAAGTTAATGAAGAAACTGAGAAGGAGAAATCTCAGTGGATGGCTTCTGAACTCACAGAACCAAATCAGATGAATCTGCTGCGGACTGAAGGAATGTCTGATCCGAAAGATGATTTCCTGGAGACTAAGTCCAACATGGCgcccagaaaaatgaaaagggaaCCAAAAACGAGGCGGATGTTAAGAAAACGTTTTACACCTGGACAAAAAGTCCTGgaatcagatgaaaaacagcCACAAGAAGGAAATCCAGGAACTCCTCATGATGGAAAATCCTCTATTCAGGATGAAAGTCCTTTAATAGATTCTAGAGGTAAAACTGGAGTGAATCCAAATCGGATGAATCTACTCCAGGTCGAAGAAAAGTCTGATCCGAAAGATGATTTCCTGGAGACTAAGTCCAAGGCGGCGCccagagaaatgaaaacaagaccAAAAAAGAGGCGGACCTTAAGAAAACGTTCTGTAACTGGAACCAAAATGTTGGAATCTGATGGAAAACATTCAGATGAAGGAAATGCTAAGAATGGAAAACCATCAAGCATGAActgcagaagaaagaaaagttctCTTCCAGTCAAAATGGAGGATGAAACTTCCAGTCTCATGGAGATAGAAGAGTCTGGGAAGGAGAAATCCCAGATGATGTCTACATTTCAGGACAAAAGCAACACGACAGAATCAGAAAGTAAAACCAGAGCGACTCCAGAAATACAAGGAAAGGTGAACCTGCACCAGATTGAAGGAACATCGGATCTGAACGTTGATTTCCAGGAGATGGTGCCAATAAAAATGAGAAGGGGACAAAGAAACAGGCGGATGTTAGAAAAACGTTCTGTAACTGAACCAAACATTCTGGGATCTgatgaaaaacatccaaaggAAGGAGCACCAGGAACTCCTGAAGATGGAAAACCATCAAATCAGGATGGAAAACCATCAAATCAGGATGGAAAACCATCAAATCAGGATGGAAAACCATCAAATCAGGATGAAAAACCATCAAATCAGGATGAAAAACCATCAAATCAGGATGGAAATTGCTtgatggggtcaggaggtcaaACCAGAGCGACCCCAGAACCAGATCGAATAACTCTGCTGCAGTTCGAAGGAACGTCTGGTCTGAGAGATGATTCTCTGAGCGTTAAATCCAAGATGGCGTCCAGGAAAATGACAAAGGGACGGAAAAGGAGGCGGATATTCAGAAAGCGTTCTACAACTAGAACTAAAATCCTGGATTCTGATGAGAAACCAGAAGAAGATCCTGGAGCTACTGAGGATGGAAAACTATTAATTCATGATGAAAACAGTCCAGAGGACTCAGGATGTCACACCGGAGCGACTCCAGAACCAGATCGGATCAAAGGAACATCTGCTCTGAAAGAGGATTTCCTGGGAGTGAAGACCGTAAGAAGGAAATCAGGACCAAAAAGGAAACGAGtgttaaagaaaaacctgaGAGCAGAACTTAAAATCCTGgaatctgaagaaaaacatccagatgcAGGAAGTCCTGAGGATGGAAAAACATCAAGGGTGAGGCGTGGAAGACGGATAAATGACTTTACAATCAAGATGGAAGAGGAACCAATTTTCATTGAGATGGAAGCTAATAAAGAGTTAGAGATGGAGAGATCCCAGCTGATGTCTTCAGTTCAGGCTAAAAGCAACACGACAGAATCAGGAAGTGAAACCAGAGCGACTCCAGGAATACAAGCAAAGGTGAACCTGCACCAGATTGAAGGAGTACCAACCGATCCCAAAGATGATTCTGGGGAAGTTTTATTCAAGGCACAAGGACAAATACAATCATTTCAGAACGATTCAGCAAGACCTAAAATCCAGGAATCTGATGATCATCCATATGAAAGGAATCCAGGAGCTTCTGAAGACGGAAGAAAGTCCAAAACGTCCAACATGGGACACAGAAGAAAGACAAATGTCTTTACAACCAAGTTGGAAGATGGAGCTTCCTGTTTTATGGAGATGGACACTAATAAAGAGCCGGAGATGGAAAAACTGCTTCAGGAATCTGCTTTATCAACGGCTCCAAGAAAAACCATGCGGAAGAGACGACGGAGGAGTAGAACACACTGGTCTGGACATAGGAAAGCAAAGAAACCTCAGGTCTGCTCATTCTGGGACGTTCCGGCTGCCTCCAGTTCCTGTGACCAAACCTTCAAcatccaaaagaaaaatcaggagAATCAGATGACAGCAAACGCTGCGTCTGGATCTGAGATTTCTCATCATCTCCAGAAGAACCAAAAACCCCAGTGCTCTTTCTGTTTGCGCTCTTTTCGCCACATCTCAGCGTTGACGCTCCATAAACGGCTTCACACGGGCCGGAAACCGTACGGATGCTCCGCCTGCACCAAGAGCTTCTCCACGCTCCCTGAACTGAAGCTCCATTCAAAGCTCCACCGGGGGCCGCCAGCCACTCACTGCCCGATCTGCGAAGAAACATTCAGGGACAAAACCAAACTCATCCGTCACCTCAAGGTCCATCTGGCCGAGGTGGAGGGACTCCAGACCGGACCGAGAAGAAGCAGACGATCCCGCTCGGCTCCCGGCCAGGAGGAAACCTTCAGGTGTTTGGTTTGCTCCAGGGAGTTCACCAAGAAATCTGCATTTGAAAACCACCGACGGATTCATGACAGTAAAACCTTCAGAAATCCAAGAAGGATCCATGGATTCCACGTCTCCGAAGCCAGCGATGCAGCAGTCGTCACTCCggtgttttttaaatgtccgATCTGCCGGCAGATCCATCGCCACTGGTGCCACTACCTTCTGCACTTACATTCCCACGCGACGGGAAAACCTCACCGCTGTCACGTCTGTAGGCAGGAGTACAGCCGGGCGGCAGGAAGCAGGCGGCACTGCTCGGTTTGCTGCAGAGTCAGCGGAGAAGAGGCGGCTTGTCGAGGTTCCCTGGAGAACATCTGGAAGGAGACGGGAGAGTCAGTGAGTCCCAGAAAAATATCGGTAATTCCTGAAGAAGAACGTGACTTTATTCCTCCACCCTCGTCTGGTGGCTCAAGCCCGTCTGTGATTGAAGACAttgatgttgatgtttcttctcTGAACTTTGGTCTCTCCAAGCCAGAATTCAGTCCTGAGCCCCCCAGACTCAGCCTGCAGTCCTGGTGCGGTCGCATCGGACACAAACGGCGGCCGCATCGGCAAGCTTTCCGCTGCAGCCGCTGCGAGCTGGAGTTCCACTTCCTGGGGTCATACATGGATCACCTGCAGGAACACCTACCCACAGCGCAGAATGTTTGTCTCTCCTGCAATACACCACAGTTAGAGCCTCGAGTCAGGCAGCCAAACAGTTTGAAATGCAGCACATGTGGGAAGCTTTTCTCCACTCCGAGGAATCTGCGGAAGCACAAACTGCTCCATAAAGCGGCCCACTCCCACATCTGTCTGCCGTGCGGCCGCTCCTTTCCCGGCCACTCCGCCCTGGTGGCTCACCTAGAGGCTCATCGGCGGCGGCTGCGTGTGCCGCGGCCAGCGCGCGTTGAGGAGCCCTTCCTGTTTCCCTACCCCTGCAGGAAATGctcctccaggttctccagcaCCGATCTGCTGGAGGCCCATCAGGTGTGCCACTCCTTCGCAGGGAGGAAGCCGGAAAGTCCTCCGGAGAGCATCCTGTCCTTCATTCCCAACCCGCAAACGGTCGCCGTGTCTTCGCCTGGACCGAAACGGTGGCTGCTGGCGAGCAACAGGAAGGACCTGTTCAGGTATCCTCATCCGGACCGACTCTACGTCGTTCCCGCCGCCTCCTCAGAGACGCCCGCCATCATTTTGGATACGCCCACCGTCGTTTCAGAGACGCCCGCCGTCGTTTCAGAGACGCCCGCCGTCGTTTCAGAGACGCCTGTCACCAGTTTGGACCTGGAGTCAGGAGCCAACCCAACCTCAGCGGAGCTTCAGCTCCAGCTTCTGGTGAAATCTTTAATTCCTGAAAAACGTTTGACAGCGAGCGACAGCAGCGACTCTGAGGACGAACCGACGGTGCGTCGGGAAAACTGTGCAATCTGCAGCCAAACCTTCGCTGACGTCACGACTCTCCATGAACATTACCGCAACCACGCCAGAGGAATGTGa